In Salvelinus namaycush isolate Seneca chromosome 37, SaNama_1.0, whole genome shotgun sequence, the following are encoded in one genomic region:
- the LOC120030805 gene encoding calcium homeostasis modulator protein 6-like: MDKFNTVLKIVQKQQTSLGFGLVALLTAGGEQIFSSVVFKCPCSGWNFSYGMVFLLVPALALLVLGYIMSNKTWKLFTGLCLRKSKLCHFKYFCASGVVFFQITTTAVVAPVSWIAVALLNGNYFECAMTGINVTVFTKHLCDGKSPQCLDELYKFPCGRATHVPLSDSNDVLATIRAESQVLGWLLIASIMVFNLLLTCVARCNSPVSYLQLKFWRVYAQRESDLLENYTADHAEKLAERNLKSFFQQTPPEPVTTPSNRAWEKISSLYRFSTRDHYYSILHKYVEKCHDPAEARDHRMSSVRSDGPDTANPAVLAFVDEGKMML; the protein is encoded by the exons ATGGATAAGTTCAATACTGTTCTTAAAATTGTTCAGAAACAGCAAACTAGTCTCGGGTTTGGTTTAGTTGCGTTGCTAACTGCAGGCGGGGAACAGATATTTTCATCAGTGGTGTTCAAATGTCCTTGCAGCGGCTGGAACTTTTCCTACGGCATGGTGTTTCTCTTAGTGCCTGCTCTGGCACTGTTGGTGTTGGGTTACATCATGAGCAATAAAACATGGAAATTGTTTACAGGTTTGTGTTTACGCAAATCCAAATTGTgtcattttaaatatttttgCGCCTCTGGGGTGGTCTTCTTTCAGATCACCACGACAGCAGTAGTTGCACCTGTGAGTTGGATTGCAGTCGCTCTGCTCAATGGCAATTACTTTGAATGCGCCATGACTGGTATCAATGTAACGGTTTTCACAAAACACCTTTGCGATGGGAAGAGTCCGCAGTGCCTGGATGAACTTTATAAATTCCCCTGTGGGAGAGCCACACACGTGCCACTATCTGACAGCAATGATGTGCTCGCAACCATCCGCGCTGAGTCGCAG GTCCTGGGTTGGCTACTGATCGCCTCCATCATGGTCTTCAACCTCCTGCTGACCTGCGTTGCCCGGTGTAACTCCCCAGTCAGCTACCTGCAGCTGAAGTTCTGGAGGGTCTATGCCCAGCGGGAGAGTGACCTGCTGGAAAACTACACGGCAGATCACGCCGAAAAGCTTGCAGAGAGGAACCTGAAGAGCTTCTTCCAGCAGACGCCTCCAGAGCCTGTCACGACCCCATCTAACCGGGCCTGGGAGAAGATCTCGTCCCTCTACAGGTTCAGCACCAGAGACCACTACTACAGCATCCTGCACAAGTACGTGGAGAAGTGCCATGACCCTGCAGAGGCCAGGGACCACAGGATGTCATCTGTCAGGTCAGACGGTCCAGACACTGCTAATCCAGCCGTGCTCGCCTTTGTGGATGAGGGCAAGATGATGCTGTGA
- the LOC120031516 gene encoding calcium homeostasis modulator protein 5-like, with amino-acid sequence MDNFQTVLRFFMNQKATIGYSFMAILTIGGERIFSMVSFQCPCNHDQNFAYGMTFLLGPGLVLLVLGLFFSSRLWRLYTGCCLNPVKLCPGGNCFTCLKVFVKIFSGACVAPIMWLCVALLNGTFYECAVSGLDNDLVLDMFCKNRTLMCREELARVPCSKSNLPSDLNMELLLMFRAQSQILGWCIIIISAVLGLLGTCYTNCRSKVSYLQLTFWKYYVEKEKEQFDTFAMEYASKLAERNLKSFFENREPEVFPFPNHKAWEEISALYTFSKSEQYYSTLQRYVERDDERLLP; translated from the exons ATGGATAACTTCCAGACCGTCCTGCGCTTTTTCATGAACCAGAAGGCCACCATTGGCTACAGCTTCATGGCCATCCTGACCATCGGGGGAGAGCGGATCTTCTCCATGGTCTCCTTCCAGTGCCCCTGCAACCACGACCAGAACTTTGCATACGGCATGACCTTCCTGCTGGGCCCAGGCCTGGTTCTGCTGGTGCTGGGTCTTTTCTTCAGCAGCAGGCTGTGGCGCCTCTACACTGGCTGTTGCCTCAACCCCGTTAAGCTATGCCCCGGGGGCAACTGTTTCACCTGCCTCAAGGTGTTTGTCAAAATCTTCTCCGGTGCCTGTGTGGCCCCTATCATGTGGCTGTGTGTGGCACTGTTGAACGGGACCTTCTACGAGTGTGCCGTCAGTGGGCTGGATAATGACCTGGTGCTGGATATGTTCTGTAAGAACAGGACTTTGATGTGCCGGGAGGAGCTGGCCCGTGTGCCCTGCAGCAAGTCCAATCTGCCCAGTGACTTGAACATGGAACTGTTGCTCATGTTCCGGGCTCAGTCACAG ATACTAGGCTGGTGTATTATCATCATTTCAGCCGTACTAGGGCTCCTCGGGACCTGCTACACCAACTGCCGCTCGAAGGTGAGCTACCTGCAGCTCACCTTCTGGAAGTACTACGTAGAAAAGGAGAAGGAGCAGTTCGACACATTCGCTATGGAGTACGCATCCAAGCTGGCCGAGAGGAACCTGAAGAGCTTTTTTGAGAACCGTGAACCGGAAGTATTCCCATTCCCCAACCACAAGGCCTGGGAGGAGATCTCGGCCCTCTACACCTTCTCCAAGAGTGAGCAGTACTACAGCACCCTGCAGAGGTATGTGGAGCGTGATGACGAGAGACTACTGCCCTGA